ctctcacgaCTTGTGTCTGCTCCACCGCCTCTCTATCTTTAGTTTTTGTAAAAATCTCTACCTCACCTCTCACTCCTTCCTCTATGTCTCGCGAAGGGAATGATGACCCCCATGGCTTGGGCCGCCCCATCTCTCTTCTGATGCTCTCTGTTCTCTTGCGCTCTTCGCGCTCTGCTCCGGCACATTCGAAGCCCATTCTCTGCTCTGGTGCTCACCACGGGTCGCTGGCTCTCTCCCTCATCTGTCTCATGGCCCAAGATGCAGACAACTCCTCCCCTTATCCCCCGATCTCTGCCCTCCAGATTTGTGCCATCCCCGCCCTCCTTTCTCACCGACTAGCATGTCCCTAGCGTGTCATTGGAATTGACCGCGTCCCGAAGCGTGTCTCATGTCCGTGTCCGAACACCGACGCAGCACCTCCCTCAGCATGTCAGTGCTTAATGGCTTGCACCAACCAAGTTGAATAACAATGTTAATATGCTTAGGTATATTTTGAGTGGCAAGCAAAGCCACTCGAAGATGGTTCACGTCGCATTTCTATGtcaattgaaaatatacatTAGCAGAgtgatatgaaaaattatcttcaaaatgacatcttttttttcaatcagaAAATTCGGAAAACTAGGGATGATTAAGAATGATTTTTGGATGGCGGGCTAGGGGGATAGATTTAGGACAAGACCAACAATTGAGGGGTTTTCTTAGACAAAAATCACTTTGGGCAAATTTGGAACTTCACCCCAAGttacgtgtttttttttatgacaaacaAATCTGCCGTGACTTTGGTGGCTTGAAGTTCAATATTGACGGGTCGATTATCGAGGGGGAGAGCGAAGCAGCAGTGGCTGGCACCTGCCATGACTCAGCTGGGAAAGTGATCGACGGGTTCGCGGAACGGGTCGTCGCAGCTTCGGCCATGGAAGTGGAAGCCAAGTGAAGACGATGAACTGAAGCAAAGTGATCTGGTTCCCTTTGCGAGCTGCTCTATTGTACTTGGAAAAAGACGATGAACTGAAGCAAAGTGATCTGCACGTGGAGTTAAGTTCTGATAGCTGATCACTTGTGCAAATAATCATGGGCCAAGAATCATGCCCATGGACACTTCGGCCCATTATACAAAAATGTAAAGAGAAGCTCGATAGGTCCAGTTCGATTAAGTTGACACTTGGCCCACGGGAATCACACAATGTAGCAAACTGGATCGCCAAAACTCATCGCAAAAATGCCCTTCCTCACAATTGGCTCGcagttaggggtgagcaaaaaagaccgcccgaaccgggaccgcccggaccggaccggaccgggatcaatggtccggttcccggttttagggggatccggtccggttcccggttcctaaaattggaaccggtgaccgggcggtcgggttcccggttccaaggcctaggaccggaccggaccggtcctcttttttctttaatttttttaaaaaacaaacctaacgtttacttgttgtttaggtttaggtcctttagaatttcttttcttcacttCGGTGCAGCATCGCAAACATTTTTTCTTACCTCTTCACTATCCAATCTCCACTTATTTCACTACACGGACGAGTCTTGAGTCATCCCACCGCTTATCTCGCCTCAAACTTCATTGACACCTTCTGCAAAGTGTACatctattttttggaaccgcAGACCGGAAACCCTTGGAACCCGACCGGaccgacggtccggtccggttcccggttccaagggtggccggtccggtatgtggttccgaaaagtgggacCCGGGACCAccagtccggttctcgattttttatgggaaccggaccggactgggaaccgctcacccctactcgCAGTACCATTGTTACCTTTTTGGGATCTTTTATGTTCAGAAACTTATAActtatgttattttttatgttttaatgaatgaaaagtttcatttcgacccaaaaaaaaaatcttcgatTTCTTGATCGATTTGGATCACTCCTTCCGGAGAGGCCACATGACCCTTTTCACTTAAAAATCGAAGAGTCACTTTCTgtgaaagatatttcgttgCGGGAAAAAATCCGGCGAAATAATAGCAAATTAatttaggaaagaaaatatgtccttatttttttttattctatcttATTTTTTCATGGTTAAAGAGAATTTGTTGAATTGAAAACTTATTTCATTCGGGCtctgtttatttcataaaaaacgGATAagttagaaaacattttcttaaaatgatttCTTATATCGCTCCCAAAAATGAATTATCCAAAAAGGATTTCATTGTCCactatgaaaatactttttattagTTACTCATTTCACATAAGCcatcatttttatgaatatgtttcaaatcactctttttttgagaaataaatggAACCTTATATTTGAAGACACTTTCTCTAATTCATATATTTTTGTCGATTTTgaactcaagaaaaaaaaatcaatatactttTGTTATCCATTGTCCTCAAAATTAAGTTAAAGACAAAAGTAGGAGATGATAAATGAATAAGCTGAAAGCTTGTCGGTCAAATTCAACCCCCATTGCAAAAATATGTCATGTGACTTGCCATGTGGCAATTATAGAGGAAAAGTGAGATGCCTCATGGTGATCACAAGAGCAACTTTTCTCCCGGCTCCAACCTTAATTATACACAATAGGTCAGCATTTTCTCTCACATTTAGTATTATGATATTATAATGTGTCAAAGGATATTTTATTGTACTTAATGGTAAGAGTTTGGGATTGAGATCCTTCTTTGCATTCTTTTTATCACAAAGAGGAATTTGCATATGCCTTTCACCGCAAGGTGAATTGTCATATAGTATAAACAGAAACGCTTAGGCGCATTTCATATTGCTTATGCTAAAGAAGTAAATAAATAGACTCGGTCTATATGAACTAACACCATCGTAGCTATCGATCATATTGGTTTCGTGGGGATGTTATGATAGCGCAAGTAAATCATTTTCACAACTGAATCAACAAGACAATGGCCTTGCCGTCTGGTTAGGTCAAGCTGTCTGCATAATTTAACTAGACAAAACTAAAATTTTAATGGAAATCTAAGGATTTCACAAAGTGCTTGTAACACATGTTAAGATGAAGAATTGTTCCTCCAAGTCAGAGAAGTTCGATCCAAATGAAATCACAAACTTGAAAAGTGGCACATACAGAAACAAAGCTTTTAGTTCCACACCTATCATGCATATCTAGGGATGTAATGAGCACCTatgattttgcttatgcttgcATAACTGATCAGGGAGTCCATTGAAACGAtaattaattataataatttCAGCATTTATAGAAGCTCTCTAATGGCCTTCTTACAGCTGAATCACATCGTGAGTATCCCAAAGATCATGAGGGTTTGTGACATCTTTAATCAGCATGGATTGTCATCTTCAACTGTCTCCTTGAGAAGGAACTTAGTCAAGGCAAGCAAaagttttgatttctcattgTCGAATTCGAACCCGACAATTTCAATCCTTTTAAGTTGATTTGCCACACAAGGGAAATCCTTCCGTGAGCGCCAAAATTGCTTTTCGACAAAGTTGCAGAGCTTCCGAAAGTCTTTTTTCTTGAACTGAAAACACACCTCCACAGTAGCTTTGTAAGCGATAATTAGGAATTGCGATAATGTAGCAGGGACattacatacaaaaaaaaatataagtacAATCTGGTAGAGCACAATGTAAGTTCTCACGGACCCAAATGAATAGCTTTTTTCCATGTAGCTCCGATTTTTTCacgtaccaattcagttatgtAAGTAAATGCAAACGTGCGTAAATCATAAATGGCAAGAATAGACTTGATTGTACCGTACCACATCAACCTCATGATAAAAGGCCGAAAGTAGATACGAGGCTGATTACCAAAGCAGGTATGTAACTATGTCCAGAACAAAAATGGACTAATACCGTGACATTATTGGATTTTGGATTGCATATGGCTAGCCTTTCCAGTAGTGGAGAAATCTGCAGCAAGAACGCCATCCCCTGAAGCTCGCGTTTACAAACTGTAGTATACACCACAACATTTCGCCATCTTGATGACAAGTACGGCCATCCCTTTACCCCCATGGTTGATAGAACCTGAAAACAACTCGAATTGTGAGCCAAGTAGCAGAACAAGATATGAACTTAGCTGTTGCGGTTCATCTATGTCTGATATAACAGCAATATCTTTTTCCACAGACAAGGAATCACCTCCCTCGCTGCATGATCAACTACTGCCTTAGCAACGAAAGGCCGATAACGGTTGAAAAATCAGACATACAGATAATTAAGTTTGCTTTCAAGAGAGAGGGAAATAGAAAATACTGGAGGCTACATCTTTCATTTTCTCGTGTCGCAATTAACCTTATTTATAGCCGAACATTATGCAAAGGAAAGGAAGGGAATAACTTCGATAGATATACGAACATACCCAGGAAGAGAGACCAAACCCTAACTCATACCTGAAGGCACCAGCTTCCGATTGTGATTTTCACGACATGCTACAGCTTCGTAAGGAGGAACCTCAAGTCGCGAGAAAAATTCCAACGACAAGCAGTTGGCTGCTTAAAGTTCAACTCTGCCTCTGCTAATGAAGATACTCCCGTTAGGAATAGGCTGAAGACAACTCCACCCGACAAACGCAATGAATGCAGATTCGGAGCCGAAATATGGAGCGGAGCCGAAATATCGAGAGACCAAATAGAATCGGCTTCGATCACCAACTCTCTTAGAGATCTTGAATCAATCCAGACGTTGAATATGCCGACCCGGGAGGAAAGCAATGTAAGAGATTCAAGAACAGGGCACCCCCTTATTATTTTCTTAATCACATCCTTCCCCGAAGGAAAGTAATCGAAAATAAAGTCGTGAAGGCACAATTTCTTAAGTGAAGGCCAGTGGATGCTAAAATCCGGTGGAAAAGTAGCCTTCGATATTCGCAAACTCACCAGCGACGTGCAATCGCACATGAATTGTGGTACGAAACGATCCGAGCCTCCAAAGACCAACGAAGCGTCCTCCACTTGGCGTGCCGCGGCAAAGCGGAACCACCGATCGAATTCAGTGCGGACGTAACAATCCACATGGAGCTTCTCTATCTTAGTGGCAGTGCAGAGACTCAGTGCACTGCTGATCAAAAGAGCGACACGCcttgaggggagagagaggaaagagagattgATGTATGGAGTGGAGGTCCAAGCCAAACGCCATTGCTTGGACAACACGCTGGTCTTCACCAGGTCTTTGAAGGGCAAGAAGCAGAAGATATGGTGGATTATGACGTCGGGCAGGGGGCTGATGTTATCAACCTCCACCGCCTCTggcggagaggaggagagatCAGGGCTGGCGTCTGGTGGCGCCATCTCCTCGCCGTGAATGGATTTTGAGGGACTTGGAGGGTTCATGAAGGTGCTGGTGGATTGACACAGAAGCCAAATCAAGTCACGCAAATCTACACAATTCAGATTTCGAATATCATCTGTCACGGGATTTGTTTTGTAGCTTTGTTTTAGAAGCATCATTGTAGGGTTATTTTGATAAATGAATCAAAATAatggcataaaaattattttatatcttttgagaaattttttgaaaagggTATGATATTTAGAAggattggttttttttcttggtcgaaaaaaaaaaaagagttatacGCATATTTAAGactctttaaattatttttttgtcaactaTTTAGTATATGTTTTTGCTTTTCATCTTATATAAGGCAAGAATGTCATTGAAATTCCTGGGCCGGATTGTGAAGTTGAAAGATCCTTTAAATTTGCTTTGCACcaaagagaaattgaagaattttctaCTTAAATGAAACTTATAAGTCAAGACTAGTTAGCATTATTAGGGGAACAAAATATTATCCCAAAAGGTCCTAAATTGGTATTCAATGAATCATCTACCCCAAAATAGttttcgtttaaaaaaaaatttgaaagtgatatcctgtgataaattttctctaaagtaattttggggaaaaaaaaacaatccataATGCAAATCTAAGGACTAGTAAATTTGGGTTAAGTGTACGGTaccgtttgagatttttggtgagaTGAAAGGTACTTGGGGTATATTTGTTATGGTTtctagtttagaaatttttgccagacgaaaattattttgaattaaatGTATCATGGggcatcaatttggaatttttaatggtcttaaacctattattaaTCTCCCTTCAACCCTTTAAGCGAAATgcagcaaaaggaaagaaaatccatggACCGACCCCATCGTCTCCACCCCGTAGGAACTACGAGATCACCCCAAGGACGCCTTCGGCATCCAAGGGTCGCGGACCGACCATAGAATCCTGTTCAATAAGTGGAACGCATTAGCTGTCCGCTCTTAGGTTGAGCAGTAAGGGTCGGAGAAGGGCAATCACTCATTCTTAAAACCAGCATTCTTAAGACCAAAGAGTCGGGCGGAAAAGGGGGGAAAGCTCTCCGTTCCTGGTTCTCCTGTAGCTGGATCCTCCGGAACCACAAGAATCCTTAGTTAGAATGGGATTCCAACTCAGCACCCTTTGAGATTTTGAGAAGAGTTGCTCTTTGGAGAACACAAGACGATGAAAGTTGGAATGAACTTATAATCATGGAATCGATAATGTTGGATGGATGCCTCCTAATATCAAgcaaaaaccaattaaaaattaaattttacatGTTTTATGATTTCAAAGGATGGTGTATAATTATCATTTGAATCAATTATAGGTAATATGGGCACGCGTGGTAACACTTCTAGGattgaatttctgctccaaaagtgcttctgaagcaaaaatctgtttggtaatgcaatttctAAAGCATAAATCAGTTTTGTTAtgtaaaatttcatttctacttttgaagacaATTTCTACATATGAAGTTGTTTTTAA
This sequence is a window from Rhodamnia argentea isolate NSW1041297 chromosome 3, ASM2092103v1, whole genome shotgun sequence. Protein-coding genes within it:
- the LOC115730356 gene encoding F-box/LRR-repeat protein 25-like; this encodes MAPPDASPDLSSSPPEAVEVDNISPLPDVIIHHIFCFLPFKDLVKTSVLSKQWRLAWTSTPYINLSFLSLPSRRVALLISSALSLCTATKIEKLHVDCYVRTEFDRWFRFAAARQVEDASLVFGGSDRFVPQFMCDCTSLVSLRISKATFPPDFSIHWPSLKKLCLHDFIFDYFPSGKDVIKKIIRGCPVLESLTLLSSRVGIFNVWIDSRSLRELVIEADSIWSLDISAPLHISAPNLHSLRLSGGVVFSLFLTGVSSLAEAELNFKQPTACRWNFSRDLRFLLTKL